TTCATCCCCGAGTCCCAGCCCGTGTCCATGCCCTGGCGCCGCGCGGGGAAGTACGCGTCGAAGATGACGTTGTGCGGAGAGACCTGCAGCTCGTTGTAGGTCCGCCCATCCGCGTTGGCGTCGAGGAACACCTCCACCACCTCTTCGTTGTAGATGGGATCGTCCCGCTTGAGCAGCGTGCCCCAGATGTCCGGGTCCTCCGCGTCGAACGAGACGTAGAGGTTCGCGTCGTCGTAGGCCAGGCGCGCCTCGGTGCGCAGGTTGACGGCCCGGCCGTCGAAGCTGCCCTGCAGCACCACCGCCGTGGCCTCCTTCCACGCCTCGTCGTCGAGCACCCCGTCCAGCACCGGCGCCTTCTTCGCGCGGTGGGCCTTGTACTCGGGCAGCTCGGGCCCCGCGCCGAGCGTTGGCCCCAGCACCCGGTTCGAGCCGTCCTGGTGGCGCGAGTCGTCCACGGCAAGGCGCTCGTCCCCTCGCCAGAAGCCGAGCACCACCCGCGCCTCCGTGCCCGGCATCGGGACGGTGTGCGTGTCCTCGAGCACCTTGCCCACCGGCCAGGCCGAGAGTGGCGCCACGCCACCCTGGAACTCGTGGTCCGCGTTCATGAGCATCTGCCCGCTGGCCGGATCGATGATGTGGACGAAGAACTGGAAGTCCGGCGGCGGCGGGCGCACCGCCTGGAAGTAGTGAGCCAGCACCACCGGCTGCCCGGCCTTGGCCTGCGCCGGAGTGACTCGCGAGCCCAGGTACACCACCGCGCCGCCTCCCAGCGTGGCCCCGCTGCGGTACGTGAGCTCGGCCGGCGCGGCGTCCAGGGTGCGCAGCTGCGTCTGCTCGGCGGGAGGCAGGCGCTGGGTGCGTGGGCGTGGGCCGGCCTGCTCGTCCCGACAGGCCACGAGGGACAGGGTCAACGTCAACAGCGCAACGGCGAATGGGCGGAAGGGGCGCATCGGCGCGGCGAATCCTAGGGAGGTCTCCCGGCAAAGTCTCGGAATGGAGACGGGCCGTCCACGGACGTGGACTGTCC
Above is a window of Hyalangium gracile DNA encoding:
- a CDS encoding carbohydrate-binding family 9-like protein — protein: MRPFRPFAVALLTLTLSLVACRDEQAGPRPRTQRLPPAEQTQLRTLDAAPAELTYRSGATLGGGAVVYLGSRVTPAQAKAGQPVVLAHYFQAVRPPPPDFQFFVHIIDPASGQMLMNADHEFQGGVAPLSAWPVGKVLEDTHTVPMPGTEARVVLGFWRGDERLAVDDSRHQDGSNRVLGPTLGAGPELPEYKAHRAKKAPVLDGVLDDEAWKEATAVVLQGSFDGRAVNLRTEARLAYDDANLYVSFDAEDPDIWGTLLKRDDPIYNEEVVEVFLDANADGRTYNELQVSPHNVIFDAYFPARRQGMDTGWDSGMKTAVKVRGTLDNPSDRDERWTVEMQIPFARLAEVPNVAPKKGDRWRFNLYRLEHLNRRDVEGQAFSPLFVGDFHALPRFGWLTFE